One stretch of Xanthomonas sp. DAR 35659 DNA includes these proteins:
- a CDS encoding CopL family metal-binding regulatory protein — MPIFALLTRLLLCLSLVLNGTGVAVAMPGMSAAPHAAAEADVPRHAAAPAHDARSADAAMPCHTQDAAAAPAADPDAAPHHAHSGKPGCCGSAAGCQCPHAQPLPALIALPMAMPIAAQRLFPAGRADGRGAPGLPRLERPPSA, encoded by the coding sequence GTGCCGATCTTCGCCCTGCTGACCCGCCTGCTGTTGTGCCTGAGCCTGGTGCTCAATGGCACCGGCGTGGCCGTGGCGATGCCGGGCATGAGCGCCGCGCCGCACGCAGCGGCCGAGGCGGATGTCCCACGCCACGCCGCCGCGCCCGCGCATGACGCACGCAGCGCGGATGCGGCGATGCCCTGCCACACGCAGGACGCGGCCGCGGCGCCCGCCGCGGACCCGGACGCCGCGCCCCACCACGCGCATTCCGGCAAGCCTGGCTGCTGCGGCAGCGCCGCCGGCTGCCAATGTCCGCATGCGCAGCCGCTGCCGGCACTGATCGCACTGCCCATGGCAATGCCGATCGCCGCGCAACGCCTGTTCCCCGCCGGCCGCGCCGATGGCCGCGGCGCCCCCGGCCTGCCGCGCCTGGAACGACCTCCCAGCGCCTGA
- a CDS encoding heavy metal-responsive transcriptional regulator, producing MKPVTPPSRFTIGTLARQADVAIDTVRYYERQGLLPAPPRRASGYRDYDVAAVQRVRFIRRAKELGFSLEEIADLLALQDDRLHGVEGIKQRASERLHALDQRIAQLTEMRDALAVLVEECPGRGAPEGCPILGDIRGAAPAKAPA from the coding sequence ATGAAACCGGTCACTCCTCCGTCCCGCTTCACCATCGGCACGCTGGCGCGCCAGGCCGACGTCGCCATCGACACGGTCCGCTACTACGAGCGCCAGGGCCTGCTGCCGGCGCCGCCGCGGCGCGCCTCCGGTTACCGCGACTACGATGTCGCCGCCGTGCAGCGGGTGCGCTTCATCCGCCGCGCCAAGGAGCTGGGGTTTTCGCTGGAGGAGATCGCGGACCTGCTCGCCTTGCAGGACGATCGCCTGCACGGCGTGGAGGGCATCAAGCAGCGCGCCAGCGAACGCCTGCACGCGCTGGACCAGCGCATCGCCCAACTGACCGAGATGCGCGATGCGCTGGCGGTCTTGGTCGAGGAATGCCCGGGCCGCGGCGCGCCCGAGGGCTGCCCTATTCTCGGCGACATTCGCGGCGCCGCGCCCGCCAAGGCGCCGGCATGA